Proteins encoded in a region of the Shumkonia mesophila genome:
- a CDS encoding TRAP transporter substrate-binding protein, whose product MKSSLRTMALAAAVGAVTAGTMGDGLAADTTKMRYGHMNAPGSVAGEQAQMFADLLAERTNGAMKMTVYPSSQLGKLQEQAEGVSMGSITMSHNTAAGIGSLYAPFAALDTPYLYRDVDHLMKVVDVDSPVMKTLNEGLIKAAGTRVLYAFYFGTRQLTANKAFPSPESLAGTKIRAIPFPIYMSTVAGLGAIPVPVNFSELPTALATGVVSGQENPIETIYASKIYEVQSHIMLTGHIMGAEIVVINNKFWEGLDPKSRDIMAAVANEVRVKATKMELQAEKEDLEIMKKAGVTVIGEAEGLKLAAFKASVRKVVQERLADKYGDLYKMIEAIK is encoded by the coding sequence ATGAAGAGCAGCTTACGGACGATGGCTTTGGCGGCGGCTGTTGGCGCCGTTACGGCAGGAACGATGGGCGACGGCCTTGCCGCCGATACCACGAAGATGCGCTACGGTCATATGAATGCGCCGGGAAGCGTCGCCGGCGAACAGGCCCAGATGTTCGCCGACCTGTTGGCGGAACGGACGAACGGTGCCATGAAAATGACCGTGTATCCCTCCTCCCAGCTCGGCAAGCTGCAGGAACAGGCGGAAGGCGTGTCCATGGGGTCGATCACCATGTCGCACAACACGGCGGCCGGGATCGGGTCCCTTTATGCCCCGTTTGCCGCGCTCGACACGCCCTATCTCTACCGCGACGTCGATCACCTGATGAAGGTCGTGGACGTCGACTCTCCGGTTATGAAGACCCTCAACGAGGGACTCATCAAAGCCGCCGGAACGCGCGTCCTCTATGCCTTTTATTTCGGAACACGCCAGTTGACCGCCAACAAGGCCTTCCCCTCACCGGAAAGCCTGGCGGGCACGAAAATCCGGGCCATTCCCTTTCCCATCTACATGAGCACCGTCGCCGGGTTGGGGGCGATCCCGGTTCCCGTCAATTTCTCGGAACTGCCAACGGCCCTGGCCACGGGCGTGGTATCCGGACAGGAAAACCCGATTGAAACGATCTATGCCAGCAAGATCTACGAGGTCCAGTCGCATATCATGCTGACCGGCCACATCATGGGTGCCGAGATCGTGGTCATCAACAACAAGTTCTGGGAGGGCCTGGATCCGAAATCGCGCGACATTATGGCGGCGGTCGCCAACGAAGTGCGCGTCAAGGCCACGAAGATGGAACTCCAGGCCGAAAAGGAAGACCTGGAAATCATGAAGAAGGCCGGTGTCACGGTCATCGGCGAAGCCGAAGGGCTGAAGCTGGCCGCATTCAAGGCCAGCGTACGCAAGGTCGTCCAGGAGCGCCTAGCCGACAAGTATGGCGATCTCTACAAGATGATCGAAGCCATCAAGTAA
- a CDS encoding TRAP transporter large permease: protein MISLVSMVLFIAFIIVGVPIGAAMGLAAALVIVVGDLPFSVIAQRIVNALDSDSLLAVPLFIFAANLFDASGITTHIFNFTKILVGKIRGGLGYVTILANLIFSGISGAALADIGGLGAVQIRMMREQGYRDEFSSGITMAAATIGPIFPPSIPLIIYATAAEVSSIKLLIAGVVPALVIAAFLMLEVALMARFRGLPRAENLGESRWQVAKIAFPALLAPIILIGGLISGLFGPTEVAAITALYGAFLGRVVYRKLDWANLIEAARKTVLATASVLFIVGCAAIFAWVFTIEQVPIKVSELLLSVSANPLVLLAIVNIALLVIGMVMESIAAILILAPILAPALAMVGVDPIQLGVVVVLNLMIGLLTPPVGMSLYMVAVVADMPVERVLRGSLPFLIPLLLSLVVVTMVPAITTWLPNVVL from the coding sequence ATGATCAGCCTAGTATCCATGGTGCTTTTCATCGCCTTCATCATCGTCGGCGTGCCCATTGGTGCGGCCATGGGGTTGGCGGCGGCCCTGGTCATCGTCGTCGGCGACCTGCCCTTTTCGGTTATCGCCCAACGGATCGTCAATGCCCTGGATTCCGACTCCTTGCTTGCGGTTCCGCTCTTCATTTTCGCGGCCAATCTGTTCGATGCATCGGGCATCACCACTCATATTTTCAATTTCACCAAAATCCTGGTTGGCAAAATCCGCGGCGGGCTCGGTTATGTCACCATCTTGGCCAATTTGATTTTTTCCGGCATCTCAGGGGCCGCGCTTGCCGATATCGGTGGCCTGGGAGCCGTGCAGATCCGCATGATGCGCGAGCAAGGTTACCGGGACGAATTTTCGTCAGGAATCACCATGGCCGCGGCAACGATTGGGCCGATCTTCCCGCCCAGCATCCCGTTGATCATTTACGCGACGGCGGCCGAGGTTTCCTCGATCAAGTTGTTGATTGCAGGTGTCGTCCCGGCGCTTGTCATTGCCGCGTTCCTGATGCTGGAAGTCGCCTTGATGGCGAGATTCCGGGGCTTGCCGCGCGCCGAAAATCTGGGCGAAAGCCGGTGGCAAGTCGCCAAAATCGCATTTCCCGCGCTCCTGGCGCCAATCATCCTCATCGGTGGGCTTATCAGCGGCTTGTTCGGTCCGACCGAGGTTGCGGCCATCACAGCGCTTTACGGCGCGTTCCTCGGCCGGGTCGTCTATCGCAAGCTCGACTGGGCGAACTTGATCGAAGCCGCCCGCAAGACGGTTCTGGCGACGGCGAGCGTCCTGTTCATCGTCGGTTGCGCGGCGATTTTCGCCTGGGTGTTTACGATCGAACAGGTACCGATCAAGGTCAGCGAACTTCTCCTCTCGGTCAGCGCAAACCCACTCGTCCTGCTGGCCATCGTCAACATTGCTTTGCTGGTGATCGGCATGGTCATGGAATCGATCGCCGCGATTCTTATCCTGGCGCCGATCCTGGCGCCCGCGCTGGCCATGGTCGGCGTCGATCCCATTCAGTTGGGCGTCGTCGTCGTGCTCAATCTGATGATCGGCTTGCTGACGCCGCCCGTGGGCATGAGTCTGTACATGGTCGCCGTGGTCGCCGATATGCCGGTGGAACGCGTGTTGCGCGGCAGCCTGCCGTTCCTGATCCCGCTTCTGTTGTCGCTTGTTGTGGTCACCATGGTGCCGGC
- a CDS encoding type I polyketide synthase: MAPTTEKEALSQEKALAQEQEGVVAVIGMGCQYPGGCDSPESYWAFLRQGGFAVCEIPSGRWPQEIYDPDSHRPGKSVSRWGGFLPDPFPGAFDAAFFDIPPKEAQALDPQQRLLLETAWRACEDAGLVPDPANGLPVGVFVGIGTADYHGAQLWRPGLTAIDHFTATGASFAAAAGRLSYVFGFEGPSLAIDTACSSSLVAVHQACQALRLGECEAALVAGVNALLTPNLYVCLTAMGLMSADGRCKAFDASGDGYVRAEGCGAVVLKMVDRSRRDGDRILALLRGSAVNQDGRSNGLTAPSRQAQARVIEQALARADLLPRDIDYVEAHGTGTPLGDVIELRALLDTYAAGRDPAAPLLVGSVKTNIGHLEAGAGIAGLIKAIQCIRHGEIPPHLHMDRPTPGVNWAEAPLQVPTSLTPWPRTGRPRRAGVSAFGFSGTNAHVIVEEAGVEERVEALSPGPILLPISARTPAALEALAATLAEWLEASPRNLADVGLTLGAGRTAFAHRRAVVGATPAELAARLRGETALWAASADEEPMRRKLDELARLWTAGGTVDWDRLYGPLGARKTAVPGHPFERQPYWLDPVMGGCGNAGPDGAAPEPVPVPSTAGILARGSAQAMRAFLDERARRVLSDRPLAPLDPDLALLEQGFTSMMAMELRKTLETDLAIAVPSTFFFNYPSINRMAEFLLGELPQPVKPPQEAPVSISHQAADEFAFLDDLSDEDLETLIDREVDRL, from the coding sequence GTGGCTCCGACAACCGAAAAAGAAGCGTTGAGCCAAGAAAAAGCGCTGGCCCAAGAACAAGAAGGTGTCGTCGCTGTCATCGGTATGGGGTGCCAATATCCCGGCGGTTGCGACTCTCCCGAAAGCTATTGGGCATTTCTCCGCCAGGGGGGCTTCGCCGTGTGCGAAATCCCGTCGGGGCGATGGCCGCAGGAGATTTATGACCCCGACTCCCACCGGCCGGGGAAAAGCGTCTCCCGCTGGGGCGGCTTCCTGCCCGATCCTTTTCCCGGCGCCTTCGACGCCGCCTTCTTCGACATTCCCCCCAAAGAGGCTCAAGCGCTGGACCCGCAACAGCGCCTGCTGCTGGAAACGGCGTGGCGGGCTTGCGAGGATGCCGGACTGGTCCCCGATCCCGCCAACGGACTGCCGGTCGGCGTTTTCGTGGGGATCGGCACCGCCGATTACCACGGCGCGCAACTGTGGCGGCCGGGCTTGACCGCGATCGACCATTTTACGGCCACGGGAGCCTCTTTTGCCGCCGCTGCCGGGCGGCTGTCCTATGTTTTCGGCTTCGAGGGGCCCTCACTGGCCATCGATACCGCCTGCTCGTCCTCACTGGTTGCCGTACATCAGGCCTGCCAGGCCCTGCGCCTCGGCGAATGCGAGGCGGCGCTGGTGGCGGGCGTCAACGCGCTGCTCACTCCCAACCTCTACGTCTGCCTGACCGCCATGGGCCTGATGTCCGCCGACGGGCGCTGCAAGGCCTTCGACGCTTCCGGCGACGGGTACGTGCGGGCCGAAGGGTGTGGCGCGGTGGTGCTGAAGATGGTGGACCGGTCCCGCCGGGACGGCGACCGCATCCTCGCGCTTCTCCGGGGCTCGGCGGTGAATCAGGACGGCCGCAGCAACGGGCTGACGGCGCCCAGCCGCCAAGCGCAGGCGCGGGTGATCGAACAGGCTCTGGCCCGGGCAGACCTGTTGCCACGCGACATCGACTACGTCGAAGCCCACGGCACCGGCACGCCCTTGGGCGACGTCATCGAGCTTCGCGCCCTGCTCGACACCTATGCGGCGGGACGGGACCCGGCGGCTCCCCTGCTGGTCGGCTCGGTCAAGACCAACATCGGCCACCTGGAGGCCGGCGCCGGCATCGCCGGACTGATCAAGGCCATCCAGTGCATCCGCCATGGCGAGATCCCCCCCCACCTCCATATGGACCGGCCGACGCCCGGGGTGAACTGGGCGGAGGCCCCATTGCAGGTGCCGACGTCCCTGACACCGTGGCCCCGCACCGGGCGGCCGCGGCGGGCGGGGGTCAGCGCCTTCGGCTTCAGCGGCACCAACGCGCACGTGATCGTCGAAGAGGCCGGCGTCGAGGAGCGGGTGGAAGCCCTGTCTCCAGGTCCCATCCTGTTACCCATTTCCGCCCGTACGCCGGCGGCGCTGGAGGCCCTCGCCGCCACCCTGGCCGAGTGGCTGGAGGCGTCGCCGCGCAATCTGGCGGATGTCGGCCTGACACTCGGCGCCGGCCGCACGGCCTTTGCCCATCGCCGGGCGGTGGTCGGCGCAACGCCGGCGGAGCTGGCGGCGCGATTGCGTGGCGAGACGGCGCTGTGGGCTGCTTCCGCCGACGAGGAGCCGATGCGCCGGAAGCTGGACGAGTTGGCTCGTCTGTGGACGGCGGGCGGAACGGTCGATTGGGACCGTCTCTACGGGCCCTTGGGCGCCCGGAAGACGGCCGTGCCGGGTCATCCTTTCGAACGCCAGCCCTATTGGCTGGACCCGGTGATGGGCGGCTGCGGCAACGCCGGCCCGGACGGGGCGGCTCCCGAGCCCGTCCCGGTTCCATCGACGGCGGGAATTTTGGCGAGAGGCAGTGCGCAGGCCATGCGGGCCTTCCTCGACGAGCGCGCCCGCCGGGTTCTCAGCGACCGGCCCCTGGCGCCCCTCGATCCCGATCTGGCCCTGCTGGAGCAGGGGTTCACCTCGATGATGGCCATGGAACTGCGCAAGACCCTGGAGACGGACCTGGCGATCGCGGTGCCCTCGACCTTTTTTTTCAACTATCCCTCGATCAATCGCATGGCCGAGTTCCTGTTGGGAGAGCTCCCGCAGCCCGTGAAGCCGCCACAGGAAGCGCCGGTTTCGATCTCCCACCAGGCTGCCGACGAATTCGCCTTCCTCGACGATCTCTCCGACGAGGACCTGGAAACCCTGATCGACCGTGAAGTGGACCGTCTATGA
- a CDS encoding four-carbon acid sugar kinase family protein — MGLSFGGESRLLLTFYGDDFTGSTDAMEGLAMAGVPAVLFLSPPDEEQIARYPGVAAVGVAGTSRSRTPDWMDRELPSVFRRLRDLGAPLCHYKTCSTFDSAPTVGSIGRAAEIGGDVFGGAVLVLVGVPKHKRFVVFSNLFAAASFSGDREIFRIDRHPTMSRHPVTPMTEGDLRLHLARQTSRRIVGFDFLKMRTGDADAALDRVMAEEADLVVLDTFDEATTRVAGRLIAGRGAKRPTFLVGSSGVEYALTEHLTQAGLLPLLKPPGPTRPAEKLAAVCGSCSPVTEAQIRWAEANGYVLLGMDTVKAVESEENPAFMGEMTDAAVSALETHVGVILHTARGREDPRIDQTREALRKRGLGDAESAAVLGGICGRILRAVVAKSGVRRVVLAGGDSSSYAAQALGIEALEVAASLVPGAPLCCVHAADPVVNRLEIVLKGGQVGDPEFFGHVLRGHVEDKG; from the coding sequence ATGGGATTAAGCTTCGGTGGCGAGAGCCGCCTGCTGCTGACATTCTACGGAGACGATTTCACCGGGTCGACCGATGCCATGGAAGGCCTCGCGATGGCCGGTGTGCCGGCCGTTTTATTCCTCTCGCCGCCTGACGAGGAACAAATCGCGCGCTACCCCGGCGTCGCCGCGGTGGGTGTCGCCGGGACCAGCCGCAGCCGCACGCCCGATTGGATGGATCGGGAATTGCCTAGTGTTTTCCGCCGTCTTCGCGATCTCGGCGCACCGCTCTGCCATTACAAGACCTGTTCAACGTTCGATTCGGCGCCGACCGTCGGCAGCATCGGCCGGGCGGCGGAAATCGGCGGGGATGTCTTCGGCGGCGCCGTCCTGGTCCTGGTGGGGGTCCCCAAGCATAAAAGATTCGTGGTGTTTTCAAACCTGTTCGCCGCCGCTTCGTTTTCGGGCGACCGGGAAATCTTCCGGATCGACCGCCACCCGACGATGAGCCGCCATCCCGTAACGCCGATGACCGAAGGCGATTTGCGCCTGCATCTCGCCCGCCAGACCAGCCGCCGGATCGTCGGTTTCGATTTCCTGAAAATGCGCACCGGGGATGCAGATGCGGCGCTCGACCGCGTCATGGCGGAAGAAGCCGACCTTGTCGTTCTCGATACCTTCGACGAGGCGACCACACGCGTTGCCGGACGCCTGATCGCGGGCCGGGGGGCGAAGCGGCCGACGTTCCTGGTCGGATCGTCCGGCGTCGAATACGCCTTGACCGAACACCTGACCCAAGCCGGCCTGTTGCCGCTTCTGAAGCCGCCGGGCCCCACGCGCCCCGCAGAGAAACTGGCGGCGGTCTGCGGCAGTTGTTCGCCGGTCACCGAGGCGCAGATCCGGTGGGCCGAAGCCAACGGATACGTCTTACTGGGGATGGACACCGTCAAGGCCGTCGAAAGCGAGGAAAACCCCGCGTTCATGGGCGAGATGACGGACGCGGCGGTCTCGGCGCTGGAAACGCATGTTGGCGTCATCCTGCATACGGCACGAGGCCGGGAAGATCCAAGGATCGACCAGACGCGAGAGGCGCTGAGGAAGCGCGGCCTTGGCGATGCCGAAAGCGCGGCCGTTCTTGGCGGAATCTGCGGACGGATTCTGCGCGCTGTCGTTGCCAAAAGCGGAGTTCGCCGCGTGGTGTTGGCGGGCGGCGACAGTTCCAGTTATGCCGCCCAGGCGCTCGGCATCGAGGCGCTGGAAGTCGCGGCATCCCTGGTGCCGGGCGCTCCCCTTTGTTGCGTGCATGCAGCCGACCCCGTCGTCAACCGCCTCGAAATCGTCCTCAAGGGAGGACAGGTTGGCGACCCGGAATTTTTTGGCCACGTGCTCCGGGGGCACGTGGAAGACAAGGGATAA
- the pdxA gene encoding 4-hydroxythreonine-4-phosphate dehydrogenase PdxA, whose translation MGTRNMLGITMGDPAGIGPEVICKALSAMSTEDRAATIVIGDPHYMRRAAALVGADVAFVEKGDAVPLGKVRLEAVPSENRDAIRDGIQSGAAGEAAFQCVKRGVEMALRGDIDVIVTASLNKAALREAGYPYNGHTGALAHLCGVDTSYAVLACPQFSVIHVTTHVSLSKAAELCRVERILRTIRAGHDHVLSTGIGNPRIAVSALNPHAGEGGMFGTEDDAFVVPAVAAARDEGMDVTGPVPGDVVFSQAVDGKYDLVVAQFHDQGHIPAKLLGRHETVNVTAGLPILRTSVDHGTAFDIAWKGVADPQNMQAAIRMARTMRPVKK comes from the coding sequence ATGGGCACGAGAAACATGCTCGGTATCACGATGGGCGATCCCGCCGGGATCGGGCCGGAGGTTATCTGCAAGGCTCTGTCCGCGATGTCGACAGAGGATCGGGCGGCGACCATCGTGATAGGCGACCCGCATTACATGCGTCGGGCTGCCGCGCTGGTGGGGGCGGACGTGGCATTCGTCGAAAAAGGAGACGCCGTTCCCTTGGGCAAGGTTCGTCTGGAAGCGGTTCCGTCGGAAAACCGCGACGCCATCCGCGACGGCATCCAGTCGGGTGCTGCGGGGGAAGCCGCCTTTCAGTGTGTCAAGCGCGGCGTGGAGATGGCCCTGAGGGGAGACATCGATGTCATCGTGACCGCATCCCTGAACAAGGCGGCGCTACGCGAGGCGGGTTATCCCTATAACGGACATACCGGGGCGCTTGCCCACCTGTGCGGCGTGGATACGTCCTATGCCGTTCTTGCCTGCCCCCAGTTCTCCGTAATTCACGTGACCACCCATGTTTCGCTCTCCAAGGCCGCCGAACTGTGCCGGGTCGAAAGAATTCTGCGCACCATCCGCGCTGGCCACGACCACGTGCTCAGCACCGGCATTGGAAACCCCCGGATCGCGGTTTCGGCGCTTAATCCCCACGCCGGAGAGGGTGGGATGTTCGGCACCGAGGACGACGCATTCGTCGTGCCGGCGGTCGCGGCGGCGCGCGACGAGGGGATGGACGTTACCGGCCCCGTTCCCGGCGATGTGGTTTTTTCCCAGGCGGTCGATGGCAAGTACGATCTCGTTGTCGCCCAGTTCCACGATCAGGGGCATATCCCGGCAAAATTGCTGGGACGCCACGAAACGGTGAACGTGACGGCCGGCCTGCCGATCCTGCGGACATCCGTCGATCATGGCACGGCCTTTGACATCGCTTGGAAAGGCGTGGCAGACCCGCAAAACATGCAGGCTGCCATTCGCATGGCCCGGACTATGCGGCCGGTCAAGAAATAG
- a CDS encoding TRAP transporter small permease: protein MSDEPGVSSLFGGFGRACDALEWVAIRLLLILTLLLVIQVGARNFFSLGLTWADELSRYCGLGIVFLTAPVLVRRNMQVRVTLFVEMMPPVMQAIAELLASIAVNLFCLAFMISAYMFMSHAWSFVTPAIGMPNIVFYLPALLGILFFWIAAAEQTIDCVRRIKSVRDGEAR from the coding sequence ATGTCCGACGAACCTGGTGTCTCGTCTCTTTTCGGCGGCTTCGGAAGAGCGTGCGATGCCCTGGAGTGGGTCGCGATCCGGCTTTTGCTGATCTTAACCCTGCTTCTGGTCATTCAGGTCGGGGCCCGCAATTTTTTCTCTTTGGGCCTGACCTGGGCCGATGAACTGTCGCGCTACTGCGGGTTGGGAATCGTCTTTCTGACGGCTCCCGTCCTGGTTCGGCGCAATATGCAGGTTCGCGTCACCCTGTTCGTCGAAATGATGCCGCCGGTAATGCAAGCCATCGCGGAATTGCTCGCAAGCATTGCCGTCAATCTTTTCTGTCTGGCCTTCATGATAAGCGCGTACATGTTCATGTCGCATGCCTGGAGTTTCGTGACGCCGGCAATCGGCATGCCCAATATTGTTTTCTATCTTCCGGCGCTGTTGGGAATCCTGTTTTTCTGGATCGCCGCGGCGGAACAAACCATCGACTGCGTGCGGCGCATCAAATCCGTCAGGGACGGAGAAGCCCGATGA
- a CDS encoding aspartate/glutamate racemase family protein, producing the protein MKRVAFLHTGSFLVDLFKKLIGERYSDLSTFHMVDESLIQDLLANGESPGIVRRIATHAALAESAGADLLVFTCSSTSPAVNVARQMVSIPIIKIDDAMAEKAVGLGRKIGVVCTTSSTVGPSTGLIREHAERLGRTIEIEHRLQGAAFDAIVKGDRETHDAIVTKTAEDLATSCDVVILAQASMAHLQPDLEKRLAVPVLASPHLCVESLANYL; encoded by the coding sequence ATGAAAAGAGTGGCTTTTTTGCACACGGGTTCGTTCCTGGTCGATCTATTCAAGAAGTTGATCGGCGAGCGCTATTCCGACCTTTCGACGTTTCATATGGTCGATGAAAGCCTGATCCAGGATCTGCTCGCCAATGGAGAATCGCCGGGAATCGTGCGCCGCATCGCCACCCATGCGGCCCTCGCCGAGAGCGCCGGGGCCGATCTTCTGGTGTTTACCTGTTCATCGACGTCGCCGGCCGTCAACGTGGCGCGCCAGATGGTCTCCATCCCCATCATCAAGATCGACGACGCGATGGCCGAAAAGGCGGTCGGCCTTGGGCGCAAGATCGGCGTGGTATGTACCACAAGCAGCACGGTCGGCCCGAGCACCGGACTGATCCGCGAGCACGCCGAGCGACTGGGCCGGACAATCGAAATCGAGCACCGGCTCCAGGGCGCGGCATTCGACGCCATCGTCAAGGGCGACCGCGAAACGCACGATGCCATCGTGACCAAAACGGCCGAGGATCTCGCCACGTCCTGCGATGTTGTGATCCTGGCACAGGCCTCGATGGCCCACCTGCAACCGGATCTGGAAAAGAGGCTCGCCGTACCGGTTCTGGCGAGCCCGCATCTCTGCGTCGAATCGTTGGCCAACTACCTGTGA